In the Chroococcidiopsis sp. SAG 2025 genome, one interval contains:
- the thrS gene encoding threonine--tRNA ligase yields the protein MSSSESHCQPEQQEQAPQEKIYLPRTSESETLQKIRHTTSHVMAMAVQKLFPKAQVTIGPWIENGFYYDFDNPEPFTEKDLKAIQKEMVKIINRKLPVIREEVSREEAEQRIKAIKEPYKLEILADIKQEPITIYHLGDEWWDLCAGPHLNNTAELQPKAIELESVAGAYWRGDETKAQLQRIYGTAWESEQQLAEYKRRKEEALRRDHRRLGKELGLFIFSDEVGPGLPLWTAKGTLLRSLLEDFLKQEQLKRGYLPVVSPHIARVDLFKTSGHWQKYKEDMFPLMAENEEAAAHELGFVLKPMNCPFHIQIYKSELRSYRELPMRLAEFGTVYRYEQSGELGGLTRVRGFTVDDSHLFVTPEQLDSEFLNVVDLILSVFNKLQLKNFKARLSFRDPTSDKYIGSDEAWSKAEGAIRRAVEKLEMNHFEGIGEAAFYGPKLDFIFQDALEREWQLGTVQVDYNLPERFDLEYVAEDGTRQRPVMIHRAPFGSLERLIGILIEEYAGDFPLWLAPIQARLMPVSDAQLMFAKEVADKMRSLNMRVEVDTSGDRLPKMIRNAEKAKIPVMAVVGAKEVESDSLSLRVRTAGKPSADLGTISVPAVLERMQKAIANYTNF from the coding sequence ATGTCTAGTTCAGAATCCCATTGTCAACCGGAACAGCAGGAACAAGCACCGCAGGAAAAAATTTATCTCCCTCGCACCAGTGAATCAGAGACATTGCAGAAGATTCGCCACACTACCTCTCATGTCATGGCGATGGCGGTGCAAAAGTTATTTCCTAAAGCACAGGTGACTATTGGACCCTGGATTGAGAATGGATTTTACTACGATTTTGACAATCCCGAACCGTTTACAGAAAAAGATCTCAAAGCCATCCAGAAAGAGATGGTGAAGATTATCAATCGTAAATTGCCTGTCATTAGGGAAGAAGTCAGCCGCGAGGAAGCCGAACAGCGGATTAAGGCAATTAAAGAGCCGTATAAACTAGAAATCCTGGCAGATATTAAGCAGGAACCAATTACGATCTACCATTTGGGAGATGAATGGTGGGACTTGTGTGCTGGACCCCATCTTAACAACACGGCAGAGTTGCAACCCAAAGCAATTGAGTTAGAAAGTGTTGCTGGGGCATACTGGCGCGGTGATGAAACCAAGGCGCAGCTACAACGAATTTACGGCACGGCTTGGGAATCAGAACAGCAATTAGCTGAGTACAAGCGTCGTAAGGAAGAAGCCCTCAGACGCGACCATCGCCGCTTAGGTAAGGAACTAGGACTATTTATCTTTAGCGATGAGGTGGGACCGGGTTTACCCCTGTGGACTGCCAAAGGGACGCTATTACGCAGTCTTTTAGAAGACTTTCTCAAACAAGAACAGCTCAAACGCGGTTATCTTCCTGTCGTATCGCCTCACATTGCCAGAGTCGATTTATTCAAAACTTCCGGTCACTGGCAGAAATATAAAGAAGATATGTTTCCATTGATGGCAGAGAATGAGGAAGCAGCAGCCCACGAATTGGGTTTTGTTCTCAAGCCGATGAACTGCCCCTTTCACATCCAAATTTACAAGAGCGAATTACGTTCTTATCGCGAATTACCGATGCGGTTGGCAGAGTTTGGGACTGTATACCGTTACGAACAATCGGGCGAATTAGGAGGTTTGACGCGGGTACGTGGTTTTACGGTAGATGATTCTCACCTATTCGTGACTCCAGAACAACTCGACAGCGAATTTCTTAATGTGGTGGATTTGATTCTGTCGGTATTTAACAAATTGCAACTGAAAAATTTCAAAGCAAGACTGAGTTTCCGCGATCCGACTTCGGATAAGTACATTGGTTCTGACGAGGCGTGGTCAAAAGCTGAAGGAGCAATTCGCCGCGCTGTAGAAAAGTTAGAAATGAACCACTTTGAAGGAATTGGGGAAGCAGCATTCTACGGTCCCAAACTCGATTTTATTTTCCAAGATGCTTTGGAAAGGGAATGGCAATTAGGTACGGTACAAGTTGATTACAACTTACCCGAACGGTTCGATTTGGAATATGTAGCAGAGGATGGTACGCGCCAGCGCCCAGTGATGATTCACCGCGCCCCATTTGGCTCATTAGAACGGTTAATTGGGATTTTAATTGAAGAGTATGCGGGAGACTTTCCCTTGTGGCTAGCACCCATCCAAGCTCGATTAATGCCCGTCAGCGATGCCCAATTGATGTTTGCTAAAGAAGTTGCAGACAAGATGCGATCGCTCAACATGCGCGTAGAAGTCGATACCAGTGGCGATCGCTTGCCGAAAATGATCCGCAATGCTGAAAAGGCAAAAATTCCCGTCATGGCGGTTGTAGGGGCGAAAGAAGTGGAGTCCGATAGCTTGAGTCTCCGCGTTCGTACTGCTGGTAAACCATCGGCAGATCTCGGCACGATCTCTGTCCCTGCGGTGTTGGAAAGGATGCAAAAGGCGATCGCCAACTACACTAATTTCTAA
- a CDS encoding RuBisCO accumulation factor 1: MTESPSNQLDIEAMLTSLRQKRGSWVEWGQAIAQLQKAGQTPQQIFEATGFEPVQQNQVIVGAQVYTSLEKTNASEAVRSRFTQKGSDILYELRLLNNAERVAAAEFILAHNLDADMAKEVARDMKEFSRLRSLPEGFANHPGDAIAYQCWRLARQKSDLQERSRLIAKGLRFADSDTARQKIEQLLVDFTVVPKRPAPTIPFYRPDSEDHLPRLIPVVGEMPLKSAEVQAVPIVEAVEPFQIVKFAGEQAWVALPGWQTVRSAEDPIAILCQSDRLPNQSATASEPVLVIADRHAREWDVNSYFVYDAAGEVDFGWFETQPDVKLLGKIVVVVRPKHIIDEELTKDSWQIDE; encoded by the coding sequence ATGACTGAATCGCCCTCCAACCAACTTGACATCGAAGCCATGCTGACATCCCTGCGGCAAAAACGAGGTAGTTGGGTGGAATGGGGTCAGGCGATCGCTCAGTTGCAAAAAGCAGGGCAAACACCGCAGCAGATCTTTGAAGCGACGGGATTTGAACCTGTGCAACAAAATCAGGTGATTGTAGGAGCGCAGGTTTATACTTCTTTAGAGAAAACAAATGCTTCTGAGGCAGTGCGATCGCGCTTTACTCAAAAAGGCAGCGATATTTTGTACGAACTGCGATTGCTCAATAATGCAGAACGAGTCGCAGCAGCAGAATTTATCTTAGCTCACAACTTAGATGCGGATATGGCTAAGGAAGTGGCGCGAGATATGAAAGAATTTTCTCGCCTGCGTAGCTTACCCGAAGGATTTGCTAATCATCCAGGGGATGCAATTGCTTATCAGTGTTGGCGGCTGGCACGACAAAAATCAGATTTACAAGAGCGATCGCGATTAATTGCTAAGGGGCTAAGGTTTGCAGATTCGGATACGGCAAGACAAAAAATCGAACAGTTGCTTGTCGATTTTACCGTCGTTCCCAAGCGTCCGGCTCCAACTATACCTTTTTATCGTCCAGATTCCGAAGATCATTTACCGCGATTGATTCCAGTTGTTGGGGAAATGCCGTTAAAATCGGCTGAAGTTCAAGCTGTACCCATAGTAGAAGCAGTAGAGCCGTTTCAGATTGTCAAGTTTGCTGGGGAACAGGCTTGGGTTGCCTTACCAGGTTGGCAAACAGTCCGCAGTGCTGAAGATCCGATCGCAATTTTGTGTCAAAGCGATCGCCTCCCCAATCAATCAGCTACAGCATCGGAACCAGTCCTGGTCATTGCCGACCGTCACGCTAGAGAATGGGATGTCAATAGTTATTTTGTCTATGATGCAGCTGGGGAAGTTGACTTTGGTTGGTTTGAAACTCAACCAGATGTCAAGTTACTGGGGAAAATTGTCGTTGTCGTGCGTCCCAAGCACATTATTGATGAAGAATTAACGAAGGATTCTTGGCAGATCGACGAGTAA
- a CDS encoding DUF2973 domain-containing protein yields MLHLLYILAFTILALIAVSNLIRNLIMFSFERDRTFAAPRSPVQNRGNLPYISNRSVPHPELLDAAGNPIGEPLLVMRSIDVEDARAQLDALYEASPGCSSESKEEEA; encoded by the coding sequence ATGTTACACTTACTTTACATCCTTGCTTTTACTATCCTAGCGTTGATAGCTGTAAGCAATCTAATTCGCAACTTAATTATGTTCAGTTTCGAGCGCGATCGCACGTTTGCCGCACCGCGCTCGCCCGTGCAAAATAGAGGAAATCTTCCCTATATCTCAAATCGCTCCGTACCTCACCCCGAATTACTAGACGCAGCTGGCAATCCTATCGGAGAACCACTGTTAGTCATGCGGTCTATTGATGTTGAAGATGCCCGCGCCCAATTAGACGCACTTTATGAGGCTTCTCCTGGTTGTAGTAGCGAAAGCAAGGAGGAAGAAGCATAA
- the ubiE gene encoding bifunctional demethylmenaquinone methyltransferase/2-methoxy-6-polyprenyl-1,4-benzoquinol methylase UbiE, with protein sequence MEVQQIFDRIAPVYDRLNDLLSLGQHRIWKQMTVKWSQASLGDTCVDLCCGSGDLALRLARQVGADGRVYGVDFSSQLLAIAQQRSQSQYPQPPISWVEADVLNLPFADNYFDAATMGYGLRNVVDIPCCLKELHRVLKPGAKAAILDFHRPENSQFRAFQQWYLDNLVVPAARHFDLTEEYAYISPSLDRFPSGKAQVQLSREVGFATATHYPIANGMMGILVVTKG encoded by the coding sequence ATGGAAGTTCAACAGATATTCGATCGCATTGCCCCAGTTTACGATCGCTTAAATGACTTGCTGAGTTTAGGTCAGCACCGCATTTGGAAGCAAATGACAGTTAAGTGGAGCCAAGCAAGCTTGGGGGATACCTGTGTCGATCTATGTTGTGGTAGTGGCGATTTAGCGCTGCGCCTCGCCCGTCAAGTAGGAGCTGACGGACGAGTATACGGGGTAGATTTTTCATCGCAACTGCTGGCGATCGCCCAACAACGCAGCCAAAGCCAATATCCCCAACCCCCGATTTCTTGGGTAGAAGCAGATGTATTGAATTTACCTTTTGCCGATAATTATTTTGATGCTGCCACGATGGGCTACGGGTTACGCAATGTCGTTGATATTCCTTGTTGCTTAAAAGAACTGCATCGAGTCCTCAAACCTGGCGCTAAAGCGGCAATTTTAGACTTTCATCGCCCGGAAAATTCTCAATTTAGGGCTTTTCAACAATGGTACTTAGATAATCTCGTCGTTCCCGCCGCACGTCACTTCGATCTCACAGAAGAATACGCCTATATCAGCCCCAGTTTAGATCGATTTCCTTCAGGTAAAGCACAAGTTCAACTCTCGCGAGAAGTAGGGTTTGCAACAGCCACTCACTACCCAATTGCCAACGGTATGATGGGGATATTGGTTGTTACTAAGGGGTAA
- a CDS encoding DUF2605 domain-containing protein — MLNQNLPEPELLKTLLQPLLEDFKYWFGRSQTFLENEKVSFLEPQQQSELLARVKQAQQEVSTAQLMFQATGGQVGIDMATLVPWHQLVTECWKVAIRFRSEQATQPEVEF, encoded by the coding sequence ATGCTTAATCAAAACTTGCCAGAACCTGAGTTGTTAAAAACCTTACTCCAACCGCTACTTGAAGATTTTAAGTATTGGTTCGGGCGATCGCAAACGTTTTTGGAAAATGAGAAAGTTTCATTTTTAGAACCGCAACAGCAATCTGAATTGTTGGCAAGAGTCAAGCAAGCTCAGCAGGAGGTCAGTACGGCACAGCTCATGTTTCAGGCAACTGGGGGACAAGTGGGCATTGACATGGCAACACTCGTACCCTGGCATCAATTAGTGACAGAATGTTGGAAAGTGGCGATTCGCTTCCGGTCGGAGCAGGCAACACAGCCAGAGGTAGAATTTTAA